ACGCCGGAACGCCGCAGGTGATCGTGGACGAGGACGGCTGGACCGCGCGCACGGCCGACGGCCGGCGCTCGGCCCATTTCGAGCATACGGTGGCCATCACCAGGAACGGCCCCGAGATTTTGACGAAGGTTTGATCATGAAAGTCAGAGCGTCGGTGAAGAAGATGTGTCGCGACTGCAAGGTGATCCGCCGCCAGGGAACGGTGCGCGTGGTCTGCAAGAATCCGCGGCACAAGCAGCGGCAGGGCTGAGCCGAAGGCTCGGCATCAGCAGGAGAGAAGGTTCATGGCCCGAATTGCAGGAGTCGATCTGCCCCGCAACAAGCGGATGGAAGTCGCGCTTACCTATATCTACGGCATCGGTCGCAGCGCCGCCGCGCGGATCCTCGAGATCTCGCGCGTCGATCCCGGCAAGAAGAGCGACGAGCTCACGGACACCGAGATCAACGCCATCCGCGGCGCCATCGACCAGAACTACAAGGTCGAGGGCGATCTGCGCCGCGAAGTGGCGATGAGCATCAAGCGGCTGATGGACCTCGGCTGCTACCGCGGGCTGCGCCACCGCAAGGGCCTGCCCGTGCGCGGCCAGCGCACGCATACCAATGCCCGCACCCGCAAGGGTCCGCGCGTGGCCATCGCCGGCAAGAAGAAGGCCACGAAGAAGTAGGACGCCCATTCCCAGAAACCGGGCCCGCGCCCTTTGCACGCGAGAGAAGAGACTTACATGGCAACCAGACAGCAACAGCAGGCCACCGCCGCCGCGCGCCGGAAGAAGGCCAAGCGCGTGCCCCCCGAGGGCGTCGCGCACATCCAGGCGACCTTCAACAACACCATGGTGACGATCACCGATCCGATCGGGAACGTGGTGGCGTGGGCGAGCGCCGGACAGGCCGGCTTCAAGGGTTCGCGCAAGGGCACGCCGTTCGCGGCGCAGCAGGCGGCGGAAAAGGCCGCCCGCACCTCCATCGACATGGGCATGCGCTCGGTGACGGTGCTGGTGAAGGGGCCCGGCGCGGGACGCGAATCGGCCGTGCGGGCGCTCGGCGCCGCGGGTCTCCAGGTCATCACGATCAAGGACGTGACGCCGATCCCGCACAACGGCTGCCGCCCGCCGAAGAAGCGAAGGGTGTGAGGAGACATGGGGCCAGGTCTTGCATTCGAGCATCTGCAGATCCGAACGCTCGAGCACGACGCCTGACCCCGGCCAGCGGACGCCGCACGATCGACGTCCCCCGGAGGCAGCGCAGCGACGGGCGCCGTCACCGGAAAAATCGCGTCGCCTTTGACGAAACAGCGGCCTGCGGGCCGCCAGGCTAGAGACAAGAAGGACTATGGCACGTTACACCGATCCAGTTTGCAGACTCTGTCGCCGCGAAGGGATGAAGCTCTTCCTCAAGGGCGACCGCTGCTACACCGACAAGTGCGCCATCGAGCGCCGCAACTATCCTCCCGGCCAGCACGGCCAGGGACGCCGCCGCAAGGTGTCCGAATACGCCGTGCAGCTGCGCGAGAAGCAGCGCCTCAAGCGCTGGTACGGCGTCATGGAGAGCCAGTTCCGGCGTTACTTCGAGATGGCCGAGGCCGCCCGAGGCGTCACCGGCGAGGTGCTGCTGAACCTGCTCGAACGCCGGCTCGACAACATGGTGTACCGGCTGGGCATGGCGGCTTCGCGCGCCGAAGCCCGCCAGCTCATCCGCCACCGCCATTTCATGGTCAACGGGCGTCGCGTCGACATCCCCTCGTTCCTGGTCCGCGTCGGCGATCAGATCACGATCGCCGAGCGCAGCCGCGCGAAGGACGTCTTCAAGAAGGCCCTGGAGATTTCGCAGCGCCGCGGCGTGCCCGAGTGGCTCGAGCTCGACGCCGTGGCCTTTACCGGAAAGATCAAGCGTCTGCCTGCCCGCGAGGAGCTGACGATGCCGATCAACGAGCGCCTCGTGGTCGAGCTCTACTCCAAGTAGGCCGCGGATGTACGCTCTCAATTCCGGGACGGAGGGATTCACGCATATGTTGGACAATTGGAAGGATCTGATCCGACCCAAGCTCGAGGTTCGTGAGCTGACCGAGACCTATGGCCGCATCGAGCTCGAGCCTTTCGAGCGCGGCTACGGCACCAC
This window of the Candidatus Limnocylindrales bacterium genome carries:
- the rpsD gene encoding 30S ribosomal protein S4; the encoded protein is MARYTDPVCRLCRREGMKLFLKGDRCYTDKCAIERRNYPPGQHGQGRRRKVSEYAVQLREKQRLKRWYGVMESQFRRYFEMAEAARGVTGEVLLNLLERRLDNMVYRLGMAASRAEARQLIRHRHFMVNGRRVDIPSFLVRVGDQITIAERSRAKDVFKKALEISQRRGVPEWLELDAVAFTGKIKRLPAREELTMPINERLVVELYSK
- the rpsK gene encoding 30S ribosomal protein S11; this translates as MATRQQQQATAAARRKKAKRVPPEGVAHIQATFNNTMVTITDPIGNVVAWASAGQAGFKGSRKGTPFAAQQAAEKAARTSIDMGMRSVTVLVKGPGAGRESAVRALGAAGLQVITIKDVTPIPHNGCRPPKKRRV
- the rpsM gene encoding 30S ribosomal protein S13 translates to MARIAGVDLPRNKRMEVALTYIYGIGRSAAARILEISRVDPGKKSDELTDTEINAIRGAIDQNYKVEGDLRREVAMSIKRLMDLGCYRGLRHRKGLPVRGQRTHTNARTRKGPRVAIAGKKKATKK
- the rpmJ gene encoding 50S ribosomal protein L36, which produces MKVRASVKKMCRDCKVIRRQGTVRVVCKNPRHKQRQG